GCGGCAGATAACGCATTCAAGATAAACGGTAGCGCGATCGTTAACTCTGCATAATCCAGGTGACGAACGATATCGATCCGAGTACCAGGCATGACTGCACACTGATTTTACTACCAATAAATAATACTATCTATATGCCAATACGGTTCAGTTAGCGCAAAAAACATAAAATTATGTAGGTTGGGGAGCCAGCGTTGCAGGAGGGTTTCCGCTCTCACGGCAAGTCTGGCGTTTGAGGAACGAAACCCAACACCTGCCTCACTTTTGTTGGGTTAAGCGAAGCGCAACCCAACCTACAATTATTGTTAACTCTACTTTGTTTTAACCCCACCCCCGTTTTGTCTAACGCCAAAACCTCCCTGCCCCTTATAAACTACTGTGTACACACATCTCGTTTTCACCTCACCCTCGCTTGAATCGGCGCTAAAATCTTTCCCTCTCCTTAATAAGGAGAGCCAGTGCGTTGCGGGGGTTCCCCCCGTTGTAGCACCTGGCGTGAGGGATGCCCGATAGGGCAGGGTGAGGTTTCGAGGGAATGAGCGGGTAATTCAAGAACTTGTGTGTACACCGTATCCCCTAAACTCAGATCTTGCACCATACTTTTCGTCCGCCAAGAAATAAATTTCTTGGCTCAAAGTCCAAGTCCGTTAAAACGGACTGAGTAAGTTTTTTAGTCCGTTTTAACGGACTTGGTTTATTAGCCTTGAACTTCAGTTCAAGGTGTGCTCAGGTGGAGGTGCAAGATCTGAGTAAATATTTTCTGGAAACACTGCTATCGTATTTGTAGCTAATATCCAGTCATTTATTACACAACCATTTATTATGATCTTTACAGAACTTATTGGGCAGCTACCCAAGATTGCTGATGCTCTTGGTCAACTCCGCACACAAGCTCAGAACTATCCAAATCTTATTAAAGAATTACAGAAATGGGGATTAGATCCGACTCAGCCTCCTGAAAATCCTGATGCTATTTATGCTTGGAGTATCGTCAAGTATTATCAGGAGTTTCAAGGAATGCAGCTGATGATAGATTTGTTGGGTGAAGACGAGATAAAAAAGACTTTTGTAGAAAAATATAATGCTAATGACTTAGCAAAATTTTTAAAACTAGCAAAAGATTTTATTATTCGCAGGGGGTTGTGGCGTGAGTTTGGAGAAAAAAAGCTTGACCTGAGAGCAGAGATTCAAAAATTTTCTAGTGTTTACACTCAAGTTACGAAATGGACTAAATCTCCTCTACAAGTTTTAAGTGATCCAGATTCTACTAAAATTTCAGAATATTCGCCTTATCCAAAAGAGTTTCAAGCATTAATACAGAATAAAATAGAGTCATTTCGCGGTCGAGAATTTGTTTTTAAGCAAATACAACAGTTTATTGACCGTAACTCTAACGGTTATTTTACTATCGTGGGAGATGCAGGGATGGGAAAAAGCACGATAGCGGCTAAATTTATTTGGGATCATAAATTTCCTTGCTATTTCAATATTCGCTCTGAAGGTCGCAATAAACCTGAGTTGTTTTTGGAAAGTATTCGTCAACAGCTAATTAATCGTTATTGGTTGCAGAATGCTAAGGATGATAATTTACAAACTTTGCTTCAAAAAGTCAGCGATAATCTGTTAGATGACGAACGCCTTGTGATTGTGGTTGATGCGCTTGATGAGGTGGAGCAAGAAGACCGAGATAAAAATCTTTTGAATTTACCGACGACACTCCCCAATAAAGTTTATTTCTTGTTGACGAGACGACCTTATATTGCAGATAACAAGCGCTTATACACTCAAGGAGTTCCTGAAGAGGAGTTAGATTTAAGAAATCCGGAATATGGAGATTTGAGCCGTCAGGATATTGAAAATTATATTTGGTTCTTTATCCAAGAAAATCCTAAATTTAAAGATAGTCTCAGGAAGTGGATTGAGGAGCGTCAAATAGCTGCTTTCACTTTTGTTGAGCAGGTAGCTGAAAAAAGTGAAAATAACTTTATGTATTTGTATCATCTCTTGCCAGGAATTGCTCAAGGAGAATACAACGACCTATCCTTAGAAAAATTTCCTAAAGGTCTTAAGGAATACTATCAAACCCATTGGAGGAGAATGGGTATGGATACAGAACCTAAGGAAAAGATGGTGATTATTCTATTTATTTTAGTGGAAATTAGTACGCCTATTCCCTGTGAGATGATGGCAAAAATTACCAACCAGGATGAATATGAGGTGGAAAAGGTTTTGGATCAGTGGGTTGAGTATTTGAAAGACCAAAAAGTAGATAAAAAAACCTGTTATAGCATCTACCATACAAGTTTCCTTGACTTCCTGAAAGGCAAACGGGATCTGAAGAAAACCCGGAAACTATTTGACGAAGTTAACCAAAAAATTGCTGAATATTTCATCAGGGAGATGGCGTAAGATGGGGAAATTTGCCGACAAATTAGCTGCACAACCTCTCTACTTCCAAAACGCCTATCTAAGCAGTGCCGTAAAAAGTCAAGTGAAGTCGGGGAAATTTGCAGAGTATTACAAACTTTTGACTGATTTCGACTATTTAGAAGCCAAGATTAAGCGTCCTGAATTTGGAGTGCAAGCGCTGATTACAGATTACGATTTG
This portion of the Brasilonema sennae CENA114 genome encodes:
- a CDS encoding NACHT domain-containing protein; this translates as MIFTELIGQLPKIADALGQLRTQAQNYPNLIKELQKWGLDPTQPPENPDAIYAWSIVKYYQEFQGMQLMIDLLGEDEIKKTFVEKYNANDLAKFLKLAKDFIIRRGLWREFGEKKLDLRAEIQKFSSVYTQVTKWTKSPLQVLSDPDSTKISEYSPYPKEFQALIQNKIESFRGREFVFKQIQQFIDRNSNGYFTIVGDAGMGKSTIAAKFIWDHKFPCYFNIRSEGRNKPELFLESIRQQLINRYWLQNAKDDNLQTLLQKVSDNLLDDERLVIVVDALDEVEQEDRDKNLLNLPTTLPNKVYFLLTRRPYIADNKRLYTQGVPEEELDLRNPEYGDLSRQDIENYIWFFIQENPKFKDSLRKWIEERQIAAFTFVEQVAEKSENNFMYLYHLLPGIAQGEYNDLSLEKFPKGLKEYYQTHWRRMGMDTEPKEKMVIILFILVEISTPIPCEMMAKITNQDEYEVEKVLDQWVEYLKDQKVDKKTCYSIYHTSFLDFLKGKRDLKKTRKLFDEVNQKIAEYFIREMA